In a single window of the Suttonella indologenes genome:
- a CDS encoding nitronate monooxygenase codes for MAFLDNALTQSLDLRTPLWQAPLPFELISSQTTGEISAAGALGIITIGESGNCRQLQDALAQYGEYHQQPGICFSHRLPQSPHWQIPQDAQGQLQHLAHQYQIDYPLPKNDHFLDLLDTAIQASPRLIGFANGIPEKDTIAFIQSQQIPTFAICHSVAEAIAAADFGIDYLVLQGVEAGGEQHRFENALPELRQSALALLQQVRNHVSLPIVLWGDFTHGADIVGALLAGAQAVMLDRPLLQCTLSAEQIEVLKKSSEYDFRTDYRFTNRALRYLPIKTDTPNLDYLDPMLRQVFMEHYFRQYPEAKPLSMSVSANQLPTTLHQLLNSLNEQMRHYLG; via the coding sequence ATGGCTTTTTTAGACAATGCCCTGACCCAATCCTTGGATTTGCGCACTCCCCTTTGGCAAGCTCCCCTGCCCTTTGAACTCATCAGTTCGCAGACGACGGGAGAAATCAGCGCAGCAGGCGCTTTAGGCATCATCACCATCGGCGAAAGCGGCAATTGCCGGCAATTACAAGACGCCCTTGCACAATACGGCGAATATCATCAGCAGCCCGGCATCTGCTTTAGCCACCGCCTGCCGCAATCCCCGCATTGGCAAATACCGCAGGACGCGCAAGGACAGCTGCAACACTTGGCGCATCAATATCAAATCGATTATCCCTTGCCGAAAAACGATCATTTTTTAGACCTACTCGATACGGCCATACAAGCTTCGCCGCGTCTAATCGGTTTTGCCAACGGTATTCCCGAAAAAGACACCATCGCCTTTATTCAATCGCAGCAAATTCCCACTTTCGCTATTTGCCACAGCGTTGCCGAAGCGATTGCCGCTGCCGATTTTGGCATTGATTATTTAGTCTTGCAAGGCGTCGAAGCCGGCGGCGAGCAGCATCGTTTTGAAAACGCCCTGCCCGAATTACGACAAAGCGCTTTGGCGCTCCTGCAGCAAGTCCGCAATCATGTGTCCCTGCCGATTGTTTTATGGGGCGATTTCACCCACGGCGCCGATATTGTCGGCGCTCTACTTGCCGGTGCACAGGCAGTGATGCTTGACCGCCCGCTGCTACAATGCACGCTGTCCGCCGAACAAATCGAAGTTCTTAAAAAAAGCAGCGAATACGATTTCCGCACAGATTACCGCTTCACGAACCGTGCCCTGCGTTATCTGCCGATAAAGACGGACACGCCGAATCTGGATTATCTCGATCCTATGCTGCGCCAAGTCTTCATGGAGCACTATTTCAGACAATATCCTGAAGCCAAACCGCTGAGCATGAGCGTCAGCGCCAATCAGCTTCCCACAACGCTCCATCAGCTCTTAAACAGCCTCAACGAGCAAATGCGGCACTATCTTGGCTAA
- the mnmC gene encoding FAD-dependent 5-carboxymethylaminomethyl-2-thiouridine(34) oxidoreductase MnmC, with protein sequence MAKLLDYAQIEYDSNSLRNRLYGDIYFNPQQGFAESEHVFIRGNRLAERFAALDRRTHFTIGETGFGSGMNCLLAADCFLKQAPDDCRLIYISCEKHPIPLEDLRRIHQNWENPERRAALYQQYPHCRHGFHWLHLHPRIDLLLLWGEANELLPELHGSVDAWFLDGFAPSKNADMWSPRIFQAIAAHSRLGSTIATFSVARQVRDGLNQVGFRLQKQSGFGRKRDMLVGEFQSNHNSAPHWTRLAPPINPHNSVKIIGAGLAGMASAWALAKRGIAVEIYHSPQRPAASQVPIAVPFLQVGREDTPMRRFQLAAWRYNKGFFAQLSAQFPEQIFLYPQDIVLSAKDDAAAERHRQIAAARLFSPDEYRLEADRHLILHGSGTIDTPALLNILSRHPLIRLIEQDIDSKQLETWQNDSVIFASAWHHDLLPQDWHRHLRPLRGQACIAGVTPHFEPAATCAHYSILPFADRQKIYIGSAYQPNCTDGSIRYADNELLLKHFQDSYPQYAAHYDSAFAGVRASSRDYLPFIGPIPNPQALKQAYHKWQFDKHIPIRANPEYPRAWYLHAGLGSKGCLTAFYGAELLAAMMLNSPLPIEESLISQLLPARALIRDIIRRQATN encoded by the coding sequence TTGGCTAAACTACTGGATTACGCGCAGATTGAATACGACAGCAACAGTCTGCGCAATAGGCTCTACGGCGATATTTATTTCAATCCGCAACAAGGCTTTGCCGAAAGCGAACATGTGTTTATCCGCGGCAACCGCCTTGCCGAACGATTTGCCGCCTTAGACAGACGCACACATTTCACCATCGGCGAAACCGGCTTTGGCAGCGGCATGAACTGCCTGCTGGCGGCAGACTGTTTCTTAAAACAAGCGCCTGATGACTGCCGCCTCATCTACATCAGTTGCGAAAAACACCCGATTCCGCTAGAAGACCTGCGCCGCATCCATCAAAACTGGGAAAATCCCGAACGGCGCGCAGCCCTCTATCAGCAATACCCGCATTGCCGCCACGGCTTTCATTGGCTGCATCTGCATCCGCGCATCGACCTCTTATTACTATGGGGAGAAGCCAATGAACTCTTACCCGAACTGCATGGCAGCGTTGACGCTTGGTTTTTAGACGGCTTCGCCCCCAGTAAAAACGCCGACATGTGGTCGCCGCGCATTTTTCAAGCCATTGCCGCCCATAGCCGTCTTGGCAGCACCATTGCCACCTTCAGCGTCGCGCGACAAGTCCGCGACGGGCTAAATCAAGTCGGCTTCAGGCTGCAAAAACAAAGCGGCTTCGGACGCAAACGCGACATGTTGGTCGGCGAATTCCAATCCAATCATAATTCTGCGCCCCATTGGACAAGGCTCGCCCCGCCTATAAACCCTCACAACAGCGTTAAAATCATCGGTGCAGGGCTTGCCGGCATGGCAAGCGCTTGGGCATTAGCCAAACGCGGTATCGCCGTAGAAATCTATCACTCGCCGCAGCGTCCTGCCGCCAGCCAAGTACCGATTGCCGTCCCCTTCTTGCAAGTAGGGCGGGAAGATACACCGATGCGCCGCTTTCAACTGGCGGCATGGCGCTATAACAAAGGCTTTTTTGCCCAACTGAGCGCACAATTCCCCGAACAAATATTTCTTTATCCGCAAGACATCGTCTTAAGCGCCAAAGACGACGCCGCTGCCGAACGCCACCGACAAATTGCCGCCGCCCGGCTCTTCAGCCCCGATGAATACCGTTTAGAAGCAGACCGCCATCTCATCTTGCACGGCAGCGGCACCATTGACACACCGGCTTTGCTCAACATCCTAAGCCGCCATCCGCTGATTCGGCTCATCGAGCAAGACATTGACAGCAAACAACTAGAGACTTGGCAAAACGACAGCGTCATTTTTGCCAGCGCTTGGCATCATGATTTGCTCCCTCAAGACTGGCATCGCCATCTGCGCCCTTTGCGCGGACAAGCCTGCATCGCAGGCGTCACACCGCATTTCGAACCAGCCGCCACCTGCGCCCACTACAGCATCCTGCCCTTTGCGGACAGACAAAAAATCTACATCGGCTCCGCATACCAGCCCAATTGCACAGACGGCAGCATCCGTTACGCCGATAACGAGCTGCTGCTCAAACATTTTCAAGACAGCTATCCGCAATATGCCGCTCATTACGACAGCGCCTTTGCCGGCGTACGCGCCAGCAGCCGCGATTATCTGCCGTTTATCGGACCAATCCCTAATCCTCAAGCGCTTAAGCAAGCCTATCACAAATGGCAATTCGACAAACATATCCCCATACGCGCCAATCCCGAATATCCGCGCGCATGGTATCTGCATGCAGGGCTTGGTTCCAAAGGCTGTCTGACTGCCTTTTACGGCGCCGAACTCCTTGCCGCCATGATGCTTAACAGTCCTCTACCTATCGAAGAATCATTAATCAGCCAACTGCTGCCTGCACGCGCCCTTATTCGCGACATCATCCGCAGGCAGGCAACAAACTGA
- a CDS encoding ABC transporter substrate-binding protein, with amino-acid sequence MKIRKLWLSAAIAFSAAVMAQEKAAKIAYSQIIAHPALDEIYAGMVQGLQEHGYVVGKNLNIDYQIAQGDMAINNQIAQKFVGDKPDVIVASTTPSAQAVIAAAKGRLPIVFTGITDPISAKLVDNLEKPGGNVTGVKEALAYEQNVAILHSLLPEAKHIGTVFNPGEDNSNASNAMLEKTMQPRGLTLVSAPAKNTGEVLDAARSLVGKVDAFLITLDNTAVSGLPSLVQVAEQHKLPLFVFDTYSVPIGAAVGVGYDEFDVGRLTADKVAAILQGAKAGDLPVAEVEKSRIVLNPAAAARQGLTLPQNLLDQASEIVEEKK; translated from the coding sequence ATGAAGATTCGCAAATTATGGTTAAGCGCCGCCATAGCTTTTAGCGCGGCGGTCATGGCGCAGGAGAAGGCGGCTAAGATTGCTTATAGCCAGATTATCGCGCATCCTGCTTTAGACGAGATTTATGCCGGCATGGTGCAGGGTTTGCAGGAGCACGGCTATGTGGTGGGCAAAAATTTAAACATCGATTATCAGATTGCGCAAGGCGATATGGCAATCAATAATCAGATTGCGCAAAAATTCGTCGGCGATAAGCCGGATGTGATTGTGGCAAGCACCACGCCTTCGGCGCAGGCGGTAATTGCCGCGGCAAAAGGGCGTTTGCCGATTGTTTTCACCGGGATTACCGACCCGATTTCCGCAAAATTGGTGGATAATTTGGAAAAGCCGGGCGGCAATGTGACGGGAGTCAAAGAGGCCTTGGCTTATGAACAAAATGTGGCGATTTTGCACAGTCTGCTGCCTGAGGCAAAACATATTGGCACGGTGTTTAATCCGGGCGAGGATAATTCCAATGCCAGCAATGCGATGTTGGAAAAAACCATGCAGCCGCGCGGTTTGACCTTGGTCAGCGCGCCGGCAAAAAATACCGGCGAAGTGTTAGATGCGGCACGTTCTTTGGTAGGCAAAGTCGATGCTTTCCTGATTACTTTGGATAATACCGCGGTCAGCGGTCTGCCTTCTTTGGTACAGGTGGCGGAGCAGCATAAATTGCCTTTGTTCGTATTTGATACTTATTCTGTGCCGATTGGCGCGGCGGTAGGTGTTGGTTATGATGAGTTTGATGTCGGACGTTTAACGGCGGATAAGGTTGCTGCGATTTTGCAAGGCGCCAAAGCGGGCGATTTGCCGGTGGCGGAAGTGGAAAAAAGCCGCATTGTGCTTAATCCCGCAGCGGCGGCGCGTCAAGGTTTGACTCTGCCACAAAATTTATTGGATCAGGCTTCTGAAATTGTTGAGGAGAAGAAATAA
- a CDS encoding EAL domain-containing protein — protein sequence MICPILFAICYLQDGLFLDANPAFLRLFKVKDKAALESLTIMSFVPLKSERNVKQLMKLAMEKDVVPSEKLEFHDNEDGKLELTAQVSQVKFRGEDAVQMYLRNASAGGGGGVDPTTGLGVGNILKASITQTQERSENQFLGVWIYLWLENYREVLQKDGYKPAEILMHSVAETAQRLLPPSTEMARFTDDALVLWIDGDKEQAITRVQNLVANLDELVPENIGRLIHPHTFAGMQEVRKDSDYEDLIAKSFRAVRGLALGQGKDRVAEPAAADMSRKDERRLNMINKLLDNNQINFLYQPITMLEPDGVPRFATRINILATAEEMEEEMELDMMLQLADRYGLGRQLDRLKVRQFCQDVLSYDGDQRHLIGFLSLSNDALNDEEFPDWLANQLKQTGIAPQQIVLEISLDGATNAFSGLLRLAEKMRPLGARVAITEIARFDEEIKEIFGRIKPDVIKLDMREIDTFDEDEEPRFMEAIKGYAEEHHATLIVDHMESPAQLSRVWPYDLQILQGDGIVPPLANFNYDFSEAPI from the coding sequence ATGATTTGCCCGATCCTATTTGCTATTTGCTATTTGCAGGACGGTTTGTTCTTAGATGCCAATCCTGCCTTTTTACGCTTATTCAAAGTCAAAGATAAGGCGGCGCTTGAGTCCTTAACCATTATGAGTTTTGTGCCGCTGAAATCCGAGCGTAATGTGAAGCAATTGATGAAATTAGCAATGGAAAAAGACGTCGTGCCGAGCGAGAAACTCGAATTTCACGATAATGAAGACGGCAAATTAGAGCTTACTGCACAGGTCAGTCAAGTGAAATTCCGCGGCGAAGATGCGGTGCAGATGTATTTGCGCAATGCCAGTGCGGGCGGAGGCGGCGGTGTAGACCCGACCACAGGTTTAGGGGTAGGCAATATTTTAAAAGCTTCTATCACGCAGACCCAAGAGCGTTCGGAAAATCAGTTTTTGGGCGTTTGGATTTATTTATGGCTGGAAAATTACCGCGAAGTCTTGCAAAAAGACGGCTACAAACCTGCTGAAATCTTGATGCACAGCGTGGCGGAAACGGCGCAGCGTTTGTTGCCGCCGTCGACAGAAATGGCGCGATTTACCGACGATGCCCTAGTATTGTGGATTGACGGCGATAAAGAACAAGCGATTACGCGCGTGCAAAATTTGGTCGCCAATTTAGACGAATTGGTGCCGGAAAATATCGGCCGTCTGATTCATCCGCATACTTTTGCGGGCATGCAGGAAGTGCGTAAAGACAGCGACTATGAAGACTTGATTGCGAAAAGCTTCCGTGCCGTACGCGGTTTGGCTTTGGGGCAGGGTAAAGATCGGGTGGCGGAGCCGGCGGCGGCAGATATGTCGCGCAAAGATGAACGCCGCTTAAATATGATTAATAAATTATTGGATAATAACCAAATTAACTTCCTCTATCAGCCGATTACCATGTTAGAGCCCGACGGCGTGCCGCGCTTTGCCACCCGAATTAATATTTTGGCGACAGCGGAAGAAATGGAAGAAGAAATGGAATTGGATATGATGCTGCAATTGGCCGACCGCTACGGCTTGGGGCGGCAGTTGGACCGACTCAAAGTCCGCCAATTCTGTCAGGATGTCTTATCTTATGACGGTGATCAGCGGCATCTGATCGGCTTTTTATCGCTGAGCAATGATGCCTTGAACGATGAGGAATTTCCGGATTGGCTTGCCAATCAGCTGAAGCAAACCGGTATTGCGCCGCAGCAAATTGTCTTGGAAATCAGTTTGGACGGTGCGACCAATGCCTTTAGCGGTCTGCTGCGTTTAGCAGAAAAAATGCGCCCTTTGGGCGCCAGAGTGGCGATTACGGAAATCGCGCGTTTTGACGAGGAAATCAAAGAAATCTTCGGACGCATCAAGCCGGATGTTATCAAGCTGGATATGCGCGAGATTGATACCTTTGACGAAGATGAAGAGCCGCGCTTTATGGAAGCGATTAAAGGTTATGCCGAAGAGCATCATGCCACTTTGATTGTCGATCACATGGAATCTCCGGCGCAGCTGTCGCGCGTTTGGCCTTATGATTTGCAAATTCTGCAAGGCGACGGCATCGTACCGCCGCTTGCCAACTTTAATTATGATTTCAGCGAGGCGCCGATTTAA
- a CDS encoding HPr family phosphocarrier protein: MKEQQVTLTNPAGLHARPGKQLVQLAKGYESEVTLIKAGERYNAKSLMKLLQAGLSQGDVLTVETNGADEDAALAAIVEYINTLEE, from the coding sequence ATGAAAGAACAACAAGTCACATTAACTAACCCGGCAGGTTTACACGCTCGTCCCGGCAAGCAATTAGTCCAATTGGCCAAAGGCTACGAAAGTGAAGTGACCCTCATCAAAGCCGGCGAACGCTATAATGCCAAATCGCTGATGAAACTCTTGCAAGCAGGCTTAAGCCAAGGCGACGTATTGACGGTTGAAACCAACGGCGCGGACGAAGACGCCGCATTAGCCGCGATTGTTGAATACATCAACACCTTAGAAGAATAA
- a CDS encoding ABC transporter substrate-binding protein, producing the protein MLKKSLCALLALCTWQSWAADVPVVAVAQIVAHPSLDADFKGLVDALAEAGYKDGETVQIKRELAQGDMGIATQIAQKFVGEKPAVLVGISTPSAQSLAAAARGRFPIVFTAVTDPLQAKLVDNLEKPGKNVTGTSDAVPLEKNIELIQSLMPEVKTIGTVFNPGEANSVAAVAELEQVVSSKGLKLLQAPATKTGEVLDASRSLVGKADAFFITTDNTAVTAFSSIVQVAEAEDIPLFSADTGSVAEGAIAALGFSFYEIGRETGKQIAAVLKGEAIGDMPVKFMQNPELYLNKAATEKMGLTLPQSVIDSAAHVLP; encoded by the coding sequence ATGTTGAAAAAATCATTGTGCGCCTTATTGGCTTTATGTACATGGCAAAGTTGGGCGGCGGATGTGCCGGTGGTGGCGGTCGCGCAGATTGTCGCGCATCCTTCTTTGGATGCGGATTTTAAGGGTTTGGTCGATGCTTTGGCGGAAGCCGGTTATAAAGACGGCGAAACGGTGCAGATTAAACGCGAATTGGCGCAGGGCGATATGGGCATTGCCACGCAAATCGCGCAAAAATTTGTCGGCGAAAAACCGGCGGTATTGGTCGGTATTTCCACGCCGTCGGCGCAGAGTTTGGCAGCAGCGGCGCGCGGACGTTTTCCGATTGTGTTTACCGCCGTTACCGATCCTTTGCAGGCAAAATTAGTGGATAATTTAGAAAAACCCGGCAAAAATGTGACAGGTACCAGCGATGCGGTACCGCTTGAAAAAAATATTGAATTGATTCAAAGCCTCATGCCTGAGGTAAAAACCATCGGTACGGTGTTTAATCCGGGCGAGGCGAATTCTGTTGCCGCCGTTGCGGAGCTGGAGCAGGTTGTCAGCAGTAAGGGATTGAAATTACTGCAGGCACCGGCAACAAAAACCGGCGAAGTATTGGATGCCAGCCGTTCTTTGGTAGGCAAAGCGGACGCTTTCTTTATCACGACGGATAATACGGCGGTAACGGCTTTCAGCTCTATCGTGCAAGTGGCGGAAGCGGAAGATATTCCTTTGTTTTCTGCCGATACCGGTTCTGTGGCAGAGGGTGCGATTGCCGCTTTAGGCTTTAGTTTCTATGAAATCGGTCGCGAAACCGGCAAGCAGATTGCCGCGGTTTTAAAAGGTGAGGCGATTGGCGATATGCCGGTGAAATTTATGCAAAACCCTGAATTGTATTTAAATAAAGCGGCAACAGAGAAAATGGGACTGACTTTGCCGCAGTCTGTGATTGACAGTGCGGCGCATGTCCTGCCTTAG
- a CDS encoding ABC transporter permease, producing the protein MLSSTAFWGAMETGLVYSLVAFAMYLSFRVLEFADLTVEGSFPLGAAVSAALILQGWHPWASIAVAVIAGMFAGAITGFLNVRFKIMHLLASILVMYGLYSVNLRIMGRPNLPLLGEDSILTPFYELPLALEIVPVMLFAIVLTVVGILLWWFMNSEIGLAMRATGANPNMARAQGVATGLMVILGISIANGLAALAGGLFAQSRGSADVTLGVGVLVVGLASLIGGEAVLSPKTVLRALLACVIGSIIFRLVIAFALSGGDIGLQPGDINLITTVLMLLAIKLGDIRSFTAKCLKRGQS; encoded by the coding sequence ATGTTGAGTTCAACCGCATTTTGGGGCGCGATGGAAACCGGGCTGGTCTATAGCCTTGTGGCTTTTGCGATGTATTTATCTTTTCGCGTGTTGGAGTTCGCGGATTTGACCGTAGAAGGCAGTTTCCCTTTGGGTGCGGCGGTATCGGCAGCCTTGATTTTGCAAGGTTGGCATCCTTGGGCATCGATTGCCGTTGCCGTTATAGCGGGCATGTTTGCCGGCGCGATTACCGGTTTTTTAAATGTACGCTTTAAAATCATGCACCTGCTTGCCTCAATCTTAGTGATGTATGGTTTGTATTCGGTTAATTTGCGGATTATGGGACGCCCGAATCTGCCGCTGTTGGGCGAAGACAGCATTCTCACGCCCTTTTACGAATTGCCGCTGGCATTAGAAATTGTGCCCGTGATGTTGTTTGCTATCGTTCTGACGGTGGTGGGCATTTTGCTGTGGTGGTTTATGAATTCCGAAATCGGTTTGGCGATGCGCGCCACCGGAGCCAATCCGAATATGGCGCGTGCGCAAGGCGTAGCGACAGGTTTGATGGTCATTTTGGGCATTTCTATTGCCAATGGTTTGGCGGCTTTGGCGGGCGGTTTATTTGCCCAAAGTCGCGGTTCTGCCGATGTGACTTTAGGCGTCGGCGTATTGGTCGTCGGCTTGGCTTCCCTAATCGGCGGCGAAGCGGTTCTATCACCTAAAACGGTTTTGCGTGCTTTATTGGCCTGCGTGATCGGCTCGATTATTTTCCGCCTGGTTATCGCTTTTGCCCTAAGCGGCGGCGATATCGGCTTGCAGCCCGGAGATATTAATTTGATCACTACCGTGCTGATGTTATTAGCGATTAAATTAGGCGATATCCGCAGTTTTACCGCCAAATGTTTGAAGCGGGGGCAGTCATGA
- a CDS encoding L-threonylcarbamoyladenylate synthase, producing the protein MSQWIESQAGFIKSRDLQNISNALAGGAIAVIPSDTGYALVCRLGDKNAGNRIRQLRELDKDHPFTIMCSDLTHLSQYARVDNVQFRLLKRLFPGAFTCILPASKEVPRLVQHEKRKTIGIRIPEHGICQSIIAAHQEALMGISLNSDEEQYFINLHDMDKAFINAVDIIVDCGELPLRPSTVLDLTEMPPLILRQGAGDISLLQQESYR; encoded by the coding sequence ATGAGTCAATGGATTGAAAGCCAAGCGGGTTTTATCAAATCTCGCGACCTACAAAACATCAGCAATGCCCTCGCCGGCGGCGCAATCGCCGTCATTCCCAGCGATACCGGCTATGCTCTCGTCTGCCGTCTAGGCGATAAAAACGCCGGCAACCGCATCCGCCAATTGCGCGAACTGGATAAAGACCATCCCTTTACCATCATGTGCAGCGATTTAACCCATTTGTCGCAATACGCGCGTGTGGACAATGTGCAATTCCGCCTGCTCAAACGCCTTTTCCCCGGCGCCTTTACCTGCATATTGCCAGCAAGCAAAGAAGTACCACGTCTCGTGCAACATGAAAAACGCAAAACCATCGGCATCCGCATTCCCGAACACGGCATTTGCCAAAGCATCATCGCCGCACATCAAGAAGCCCTAATGGGCATCTCTCTCAACAGCGATGAAGAACAATACTTCATCAATCTGCACGATATGGACAAGGCTTTTATCAATGCGGTGGACATCATCGTCGATTGTGGCGAACTGCCCCTGCGTCCTAGCACCGTTCTGGATTTGACCGAAATGCCTCCCCTTATTTTGCGACAAGGCGCAGGCGACATCAGCCTTCTGCAGCAAGAATCATATCGTTAA
- a CDS encoding DeoR/GlpR family DNA-binding transcription regulator, protein MKAETTVDRRAKIRQMLEANNVVSSQQLAELFNVSLMTIYRDLDSLQEQGIAKRQHGGAILANRFVSARLRGKKANIHLDAKRAVGRYAARHLIDTQDDAIIIANGSTTLEFVRQLPDVPINVMANSLEALSILSTHAHTNLYSLGGELRKDVMAFGGAMTQENLKQCHFAKAFIGVDGIDMLSGLTSTNELTARTARQMTEQADQVFVLTDNSKFDQKSFRTICSFKAIDAIITNRGVPAKYRAFLAENDVELIEVD, encoded by the coding sequence ATGAAAGCAGAAACGACCGTAGACAGACGCGCCAAAATCCGTCAAATGCTCGAAGCGAATAATGTGGTCAGCTCACAACAGCTTGCGGAATTATTTAACGTATCTCTGATGACCATCTATCGCGACCTTGACAGTCTACAAGAACAAGGCATTGCCAAACGCCAGCACGGCGGCGCCATTCTCGCCAACCGCTTTGTCTCCGCTCGTCTGCGCGGCAAAAAAGCCAATATTCATTTAGATGCCAAACGTGCCGTCGGTCGTTATGCCGCCCGCCACCTTATCGATACCCAAGACGATGCTATCATCATCGCAAACGGCTCCACCACCTTGGAATTCGTACGCCAATTGCCCGACGTACCCATCAACGTCATGGCGAACAGCTTGGAAGCCCTCTCCATTCTCAGCACCCATGCCCATACCAACCTCTACTCGCTCGGCGGCGAACTGCGCAAAGACGTGATGGCATTTGGCGGCGCAATGACGCAGGAAAACCTGAAACAATGCCATTTTGCCAAAGCTTTTATCGGCGTGGACGGTATTGACATGCTCTCGGGGCTGACCAGTACCAACGAACTGACCGCGCGCACCGCCCGCCAAATGACCGAGCAGGCCGACCAAGTCTTCGTACTGACCGACAACAGCAAATTCGACCAAAAATCTTTCCGCACCATCTGCAGCTTCAAAGCCATTGACGCCATCATTACCAACCGCGGCGTGCCGGCAAAATACCGCGCCTTTTTAGCGGAAAACGATGTGGAATTAATAGAAGTCGATTAA
- a CDS encoding ABC transporter ATP-binding protein has protein sequence MIEVREIYKTFNPHTPLENPVLRGMSLSLQQGEFVTVIGSNGAGKSTLLNAISGEIRVDSGAVLINGQEVSKLPAYKRSAQVARVFQDPLAGTCAHLSIEENLALAMKRGQGRGLARAVQARYLSQFTEALAALNLGIEQRLKDRMGLLSGGQRQAVSLLMASLQPSGILLLDEHTAALDPKTANFVLSLTQQIVAEKSLTTLMVTHSMRQALDIGSRTVMLHQGQVIFDISGAERASLDVPDLLALFEKQRGQTVSDDSLLLG, from the coding sequence ATGATTGAAGTACGCGAGATTTATAAAACCTTTAATCCGCATACGCCTTTGGAAAATCCCGTCTTGCGCGGCATGTCCTTATCTCTACAGCAAGGCGAGTTTGTAACTGTCATCGGTTCCAATGGGGCGGGTAAATCCACTTTGCTCAATGCCATTTCGGGAGAAATACGCGTGGATAGCGGTGCCGTGCTGATTAATGGGCAAGAGGTGAGTAAATTGCCGGCGTATAAACGCAGCGCGCAAGTGGCGCGTGTTTTCCAAGATCCGCTTGCCGGCACCTGCGCCCATCTCAGTATCGAAGAAAATTTGGCTTTGGCAATGAAACGCGGACAAGGACGCGGCTTGGCACGCGCTGTACAGGCACGTTATTTGAGCCAATTTACAGAAGCGTTGGCGGCTCTGAATTTGGGTATCGAACAGCGCTTGAAAGACCGCATGGGCTTGCTTTCGGGCGGACAAAGACAGGCGGTAAGCCTGCTGATGGCCAGTCTGCAACCCTCGGGCATTTTATTGCTAGACGAGCATACTGCTGCCCTTGACCCTAAAACGGCGAATTTTGTCTTGTCTTTAACCCAGCAAATCGTGGCGGAAAAAAGCCTGACGACTTTAATGGTCACGCACAGCATGCGCCAAGCCTTGGATATCGGCAGCCGTACCGTCATGCTGCATCAAGGTCAAGTCATTTTTGATATTAGCGGCGCTGAACGCGCTTCTTTAGATGTACCGGATTTATTGGCATTGTTTGAAAAACAACGCGGTCAGACCGTAAGCGATGATAGTTTGTTACTGGGTTAA